A genomic region of Catalinimonas niigatensis contains the following coding sequences:
- a CDS encoding alkaline phosphatase family protein — translation MKKYIYILIILLICTESGVAQSKTKKALFIIVDGISSDVIEKINTPNLDEIAKVGGYTLAYVGGEKDGYSETPTISAVGYNSLLTGTWVNKHNVWGNDIEAPNYQYWTLFRFLEEQYPDKKTAIFSTWLDNRTKLVGEGLEATGNVELDYAFDGFEHDTLQFPHGNDRKYIHLIDEHVTDEAARYVKAESPDLSWVYLEYTDDMGHQFGDSQQMYDAVEVADDQIGRIWDAIQYREENYEEDWLIVITTDHGRDAESGKHHGGQSDRERSTWIITNAKNLNAYFDNEVPGVVSIFPTIARHMELDILREQAMEIDGVSLIGEVSLANPTAKLENDQLQLSWEAIEKKGKVKVWISTTNYFKEGGKDEYALVDEVPLKKEKHSFDVSGQPSSFYKIVLEGPHNFVNKWMFLGENQ, via the coding sequence TTGAAAAAATATATATACATTCTCATTATTTTGCTGATTTGCACAGAAAGCGGAGTGGCGCAGTCCAAAACCAAAAAAGCACTCTTTATTATTGTAGATGGCATCTCATCGGATGTCATTGAAAAAATCAACACACCCAATCTGGACGAAATCGCTAAAGTAGGAGGCTATACCCTCGCCTATGTAGGCGGTGAAAAGGATGGGTATTCAGAAACACCCACCATTTCTGCGGTAGGCTACAACAGTTTACTCACCGGCACCTGGGTCAATAAACATAATGTGTGGGGAAATGATATTGAAGCACCTAATTACCAATACTGGACACTTTTTCGTTTTCTGGAAGAGCAATATCCTGACAAAAAAACAGCAATTTTCTCAACCTGGCTGGATAACCGTACCAAGCTGGTAGGAGAAGGGTTGGAGGCAACAGGCAATGTAGAGCTCGATTATGCTTTTGATGGATTTGAACACGACACCTTGCAATTTCCTCACGGAAATGATAGAAAGTATATTCACCTGATAGATGAGCATGTGACCGATGAAGCTGCACGCTATGTCAAAGCAGAAAGTCCGGATTTATCCTGGGTGTATCTGGAGTATACAGACGATATGGGGCATCAGTTTGGTGACAGCCAACAGATGTATGATGCTGTGGAAGTAGCTGATGATCAGATCGGAAGGATTTGGGATGCTATTCAGTACCGCGAGGAAAACTATGAAGAAGATTGGCTGATTGTTATCACCACCGACCATGGACGGGATGCGGAGAGTGGAAAACATCATGGAGGACAGTCGGACAGGGAGCGTTCTACCTGGATTATCACCAACGCTAAAAATCTAAATGCTTATTTTGATAATGAGGTGCCGGGCGTGGTTTCTATTTTCCCCACTATTGCCCGCCATATGGAATTGGATATTCTTAGAGAACAAGCGATGGAAATTGATGGTGTGTCTTTGATTGGAGAAGTTTCCCTCGCCAATCCGACTGCAAAGCTGGAGAATGATCAACTTCAGTTAAGTTGGGAAGCCATTGAAAAAAAGGGAAAGGTGAAAGTCTGGATCAGTACTACCAATTACTTCAAAGAAGGCGGTAAAGATGAATATGCTTTAGTAGACGAAGTACCCTTGAAAAAAGAAAAGCACAGCTTTGATGTAAGTGGCCAGCCTTCTTCCTTTTATAAAATTGTGCTAGAAGGTCCCCATAATTTTGTCAATAAGTGGATGTTTTTAGGAGAAAACCAGTGA
- a CDS encoding FecR family protein: MMNNTDIYPLIGRVLAGEATQKDHHLLQEWLNASDENQAVYENLRQLWHQTRIRDQFSNADRVYKKMLIKRDQSPVDEDSNSQQHRGNIPWLKAGVAAALLIVGMLSFLFLQRNTPVATVEEKTAWIMKENPAGQKSKILLSDGTIVWLNSESQIRYFFNDTIRNIELEGEAYFEVAKDTVRPFIVTSGYLQTTALGTEFNVKNYAVDSIASIFLAEGRVKVEKIKENGSIEFLEPGWGISTSKDSERLEKFTGLSEQWTGWKDGVLYFDDANLDEVITACERWYSVEMSIEGTPAKDWKFTAKFKNENLENVLESMCYGKDISYLIEDKYVKLKF, encoded by the coding sequence ATGATGAATAACACAGACATATATCCCCTTATAGGCCGAGTACTGGCTGGAGAAGCAACTCAAAAAGATCATCACCTCTTGCAGGAGTGGCTAAATGCATCTGATGAAAATCAGGCTGTTTATGAAAATTTAAGACAACTGTGGCATCAGACAAGGATTCGCGATCAGTTTTCTAATGCAGATAGGGTATATAAAAAAATGCTTATCAAGCGGGATCAATCTCCAGTTGATGAGGATAGTAATTCCCAGCAACATAGAGGCAATATACCATGGTTAAAGGCAGGGGTAGCTGCTGCACTATTGATAGTAGGGATGCTTTCTTTCTTATTCTTACAAAGAAATACTCCAGTTGCCACAGTTGAGGAAAAGACTGCCTGGATAATGAAAGAGAATCCGGCGGGACAAAAATCAAAAATTCTACTGAGCGACGGAACAATCGTCTGGCTAAATTCCGAAAGTCAGATACGATACTTTTTTAATGATACTATAAGAAATATAGAGTTGGAAGGTGAAGCCTATTTTGAAGTAGCTAAAGATACCGTACGTCCATTTATAGTCACCTCAGGATATTTGCAAACTACAGCATTAGGAACAGAATTCAATGTAAAGAACTATGCTGTTGATTCTATAGCATCCATATTTTTAGCAGAAGGACGGGTTAAAGTAGAGAAAATAAAAGAAAACGGGTCAATAGAATTTCTGGAGCCAGGTTGGGGTATCAGCACTTCCAAAGATAGTGAGCGTTTAGAGAAATTTACGGGTCTGTCCGAGCAGTGGACCGGTTGGAAAGATGGTGTTCTGTATTTTGATGATGCGAATTTGGATGAAGTAATCACTGCTTGCGAGAGATGGTATAGTGTAGAGATGAGTATTGAGGGTACACCCGCTAAGGATTGGAAGTTTACCGCTAAGTTTAAAAATGAAAATCTTGAGAATGTGCTGGAAAGTATGTGCTATGGAAAAGATATCAGCTACTTGATAGAAGATAAATATGTAAAACTCAAATTTTAA
- a CDS encoding SusC/RagA family TonB-linked outer membrane protein, protein MKKKLLQQLIMASKYALVGVFMQTLLTGMLLASEISAQEVKSVREVYVTLKENNHSVEEILIHVESETDYSFSYYKNEIDLSERIRIDNLQQSVYDLLIDVSSKTKLSFRQINNVINVKRKEKGEEKEDGVEIVKVALIVTGKVTTFSESTALPGVNVLIKGSSIGTVTDVDGNYSINVPNEDDILVFSSIGYLTQEIPVNGRSVIDVTLEEDVQSLEEIVVVGYGTMQKEKLVTPVSSVDPELVQTEVTNSLDRALEGKVAGMEIKQGSGAPGGGSEIRIRGAGSIGADSQPLVVIDGVPMQMGYNKERSPLSLLNQSDISSIDVLKGAAATAIYGSRGSNGVILVTTKSGIEGRTDFNFSASTGWDQVLPSAKLDLMNAEEFARWRKENAYERAAFYGEEISEADIPEVYRNPESLGEGTDWHDVITQIGQRQEYNLSLTHGSNGFTGFFSMGYLDQTGTVKNTSFERMSFRANMGYAPNDIVKIELNINPTLRTWNNQIGGDRGTLYGQAAISTPIDGPYREDGAWERDNDAYYDGDWDLDIWTPETFSNNNALYALEHQYDKTRNLNLLITPAIEIKPFPALTLRTHYNARLEDNSREFFSPSTITNIFNPPPAQASGYYNTDRDYNWQWENTANYSKTFGAHSVSALAGMSKERYNQSFSRLNGSNYPRDDIRTINAAIDQTGSTGESNWSMMSYFFRANYDYDGKYLLTASVRRDGSSRFGSENRWATFPAIAVGWNVTKEAFFPQSTWLTNLKLRGGYGTSGNNRIGNYTWIPTLTQSNYTFGGTVVDGLQVSGIENRGLGWELATEYSAGLDILLWDGRVSLDIDYYRRLTENMLWAVTVPISSGFNEIQDNIGEIENKGLEFSLSTSNIVRPEFSWKTLFNISFNRNEVLSLGNVDRIFAGWKDYSLTIPGQPMGMFFGWEQIGILQDQDDVDNSATFPGQLPGTVKYRDLDGDGVITDNDRQFIGNPYPAFRGGLINTLSYQNFDLSVALSFAHDFDVYSQLEGDVLNLDGVFNVLRVTEERWRSPEEPGNGEIPTSIHQTFHSRNPSSKMVNNASFLKAQNITLGYTLDDIRFLKSFRVYASVQNAFLLTNYKYGNPDVNRSSGGQGASSLERNFHGYDYPISRTFSVGLDLTF, encoded by the coding sequence ATGAAAAAAAAGCTACTACAACAACTAATCATGGCCTCAAAGTACGCATTGGTGGGGGTGTTTATGCAGACGCTATTAACAGGAATGTTACTGGCTTCAGAGATATCCGCTCAGGAAGTTAAATCCGTGCGCGAAGTCTATGTAACCTTAAAGGAAAATAATCATTCAGTAGAGGAGATACTGATACACGTAGAATCCGAAACGGACTATAGTTTCTCCTATTATAAAAATGAGATTGATCTGTCTGAACGGATTCGCATTGATAATCTTCAGCAGTCGGTCTATGATTTGTTAATAGACGTTTCTTCCAAAACAAAATTGTCATTTCGACAAATTAACAATGTGATCAATGTTAAGAGGAAGGAAAAGGGTGAGGAAAAAGAAGATGGTGTAGAGATTGTCAAGGTGGCACTTATCGTGACAGGGAAGGTAACAACTTTTTCAGAAAGCACTGCCCTACCGGGCGTGAACGTATTGATAAAAGGAAGTAGTATTGGTACTGTAACAGATGTTGATGGTAATTATAGTATTAATGTACCTAATGAAGATGATATTCTGGTGTTCTCTTCTATAGGATACTTAACGCAGGAAATACCAGTGAATGGAAGAAGTGTGATTGATGTGACTTTGGAAGAGGATGTGCAGAGTCTGGAGGAGATAGTAGTGGTAGGCTATGGAACCATGCAGAAAGAAAAATTAGTGACTCCGGTAAGTTCTGTAGATCCGGAACTTGTACAGACCGAGGTGACCAATTCTTTGGATAGAGCTTTAGAAGGAAAAGTTGCTGGCATGGAAATAAAACAAGGATCAGGGGCTCCAGGAGGAGGCTCAGAAATACGGATTCGGGGAGCAGGTTCAATTGGCGCAGATAGCCAGCCATTGGTTGTAATAGATGGTGTGCCCATGCAAATGGGATACAACAAAGAAAGATCTCCACTTTCATTGTTGAATCAAAGTGATATAAGTTCAATTGATGTATTGAAAGGTGCTGCTGCCACGGCTATATATGGTTCCAGAGGCTCTAATGGTGTAATATTGGTAACGACCAAAAGTGGTATAGAGGGAAGAACAGATTTTAATTTTTCTGCGAGTACAGGTTGGGATCAGGTATTGCCCAGTGCAAAATTGGATTTGATGAATGCCGAGGAATTTGCCAGATGGCGTAAAGAAAATGCCTATGAAAGAGCTGCTTTTTATGGAGAGGAAATATCCGAAGCCGATATTCCTGAAGTATATAGAAACCCTGAATCTCTGGGAGAAGGCACAGACTGGCACGATGTTATCACGCAAATCGGTCAAAGGCAGGAGTATAATTTGAGTCTTACCCACGGGTCAAATGGTTTTACAGGATTCTTTTCCATGGGGTATCTTGACCAAACCGGTACTGTAAAAAATACCAGTTTTGAACGTATGTCATTTCGTGCTAATATGGGTTATGCACCAAACGATATTGTTAAAATTGAGCTTAACATCAATCCAACTTTGAGAACGTGGAATAACCAGATAGGAGGGGATAGGGGAACATTGTATGGTCAAGCAGCAATTTCTACACCAATAGATGGGCCATATAGAGAAGATGGGGCTTGGGAAAGAGATAATGATGCTTACTATGACGGAGATTGGGACCTTGATATCTGGACTCCTGAAACCTTTAGTAATAATAACGCACTTTATGCATTGGAGCACCAATATGATAAGACCAGAAATTTAAATTTATTGATTACTCCTGCTATAGAAATAAAACCTTTCCCAGCTTTAACATTGCGAACGCACTATAATGCCCGCTTGGAAGATAATTCTAGGGAGTTTTTTAGCCCTTCTACCATTACCAATATATTTAACCCACCTCCTGCTCAGGCAAGTGGATATTACAATACAGACAGGGACTATAACTGGCAGTGGGAAAATACGGCAAATTATTCCAAAACTTTTGGCGCTCATTCTGTGTCAGCATTAGCCGGGATGAGTAAAGAACGTTACAATCAATCTTTTAGTAGACTCAATGGATCAAATTATCCCAGAGACGATATACGTACCATCAATGCAGCTATTGATCAAACTGGAAGTACCGGAGAAAGCAATTGGTCTATGATGTCGTATTTTTTCCGTGCTAATTATGATTATGATGGTAAATACCTGCTGACTGCTTCAGTGAGGAGAGATGGAAGTTCCAGGTTCGGCTCTGAAAACAGATGGGCTACGTTTCCTGCTATTGCAGTAGGATGGAATGTAACGAAGGAAGCATTTTTTCCGCAATCCACCTGGTTGACCAATCTCAAGTTGAGAGGCGGTTACGGAACGAGTGGAAATAACCGTATTGGAAATTATACCTGGATTCCGACCCTCACGCAATCCAATTATACCTTTGGAGGTACTGTAGTTGATGGTCTGCAAGTTAGTGGAATTGAAAACAGGGGTTTAGGCTGGGAATTAGCAACCGAATATAGTGCTGGACTTGATATCTTATTGTGGGATGGAAGAGTAAGTCTGGATATAGATTATTATAGACGCCTCACGGAAAATATGTTATGGGCAGTTACGGTTCCAATCTCATCCGGATTTAATGAAATTCAGGACAATATTGGGGAAATTGAAAATAAAGGTTTGGAGTTTTCCTTGAGTACCAGCAACATAGTAAGACCTGAATTCAGTTGGAAAACACTTTTTAATATCTCCTTCAACAGAAATGAAGTGCTTAGTTTAGGAAACGTAGATCGTATTTTCGCAGGATGGAAAGATTATTCTCTGACAATTCCAGGTCAACCCATGGGAATGTTTTTCGGATGGGAACAAATAGGAATTCTGCAGGATCAGGATGATGTTGACAACAGTGCTACATTTCCCGGTCAATTGCCGGGTACGGTTAAATACCGGGATTTGGATGGAGATGGCGTCATCACCGACAATGACAGGCAGTTTATAGGTAATCCCTACCCTGCTTTCAGAGGAGGGCTAATCAATACTTTAAGCTATCAAAATTTTGATTTGAGCGTTGCTCTGAGCTTTGCGCATGATTTTGATGTGTATAGCCAATTGGAAGGAGATGTGCTTAATTTAGATGGTGTTTTCAATGTATTACGAGTTACTGAAGAGCGATGGCGTTCACCGGAAGAACCAGGTAATGGAGAAATTCCGACAAGTATACATCAAACTTTTCATTCAAGGAATCCTAGCTCAAAAATGGTGAATAATGCTTCATTTTTAAAGGCACAAAATATCACATTAGGCTATACGCTGGATGATATTAGGTTCCTCAAATCCTTTAGAGTATATGCTTCTGTTCAGAATGCTTTCTTGTTAACAAATTATAAATATGGTAATCCGGATGTTAATCGGTCATCAGGAGGACAGGGTGCCAGCTCTTTGGAGCGGAATTTTCACGGGTACGATTATCCTATTTCCAGAACTTTTTCTGTCGGTCTAGATCTAACATTTTAA
- a CDS encoding SusD/RagB family nutrient-binding outer membrane lipoprotein codes for MNHPIKYILLAFTVLAATACQDFEELQIDPNRATEVGPGLLLTNLEISVFNDITLDAALASRHLVYTQGASLTQYYGWQRAGFEPYEQLRQVTKMEEEAVRTENPNYLAIAKLLRSYIIVDLSQTFGDVPYLEAMSGFEGEYTPAYTPQEQIYENVLQELEEANNELDANNGEISGDLIYNGDIEQWKKLINSFKLRVLMSLSRKEGSGLDIEAQFREIFENPAQYPVMSSNADNAALPFYDREFNRYPYFNDNSIQTDYYLEESYLELLKERNDPRLFMMGRPDFTSRQSNADPNSFDSYSGLGGSASITENINRLNEGEGSPINQRYYNDPVNEPSISLGFPELAFTIAEAAQRGWISADPETYYNQGIAASMEFYGIDLSAIETYLQQPTVAFNAANGLEMILTQKYLSFFMNSGWEPFYNQRRTGIPEFSTDGEGILNGGRIPKRWMYPERELQLNEAHVVEAINRQFGSDDINGEMWLLQE; via the coding sequence ATGAATCATCCTATAAAATATATTCTGTTAGCCTTTACCGTCTTGGCAGCAACGGCCTGTCAGGACTTTGAAGAACTGCAAATTGACCCCAACCGTGCGACTGAAGTTGGGCCTGGTTTGTTACTTACCAATCTTGAAATCAGCGTTTTCAATGATATCACTTTGGATGCTGCCCTGGCCTCGAGGCACTTGGTCTATACCCAGGGAGCCAGCCTTACGCAATACTATGGCTGGCAAAGAGCTGGTTTTGAGCCTTACGAACAGCTTCGTCAGGTGACCAAAATGGAAGAAGAAGCGGTACGTACGGAGAATCCAAATTACCTGGCCATTGCCAAACTACTGCGTTCCTACATCATCGTAGACTTATCCCAGACCTTCGGAGATGTGCCTTACCTGGAGGCCATGTCGGGTTTTGAAGGAGAGTATACTCCGGCCTACACACCGCAGGAGCAGATCTACGAAAACGTATTGCAGGAACTGGAGGAAGCCAATAATGAGCTGGACGCCAACAATGGTGAGATCAGCGGTGACCTGATATATAATGGAGACATTGAGCAGTGGAAAAAACTGATCAACTCTTTTAAGCTGCGGGTGTTGATGAGCCTTTCCCGTAAAGAAGGCAGCGGATTGGATATTGAAGCGCAGTTTCGGGAGATTTTTGAAAACCCCGCCCAGTATCCTGTCATGAGTAGCAATGCCGATAATGCTGCACTACCCTTTTACGATCGGGAATTTAATCGTTATCCTTACTTTAATGACAACAGTATTCAAACGGATTACTATCTGGAAGAATCCTACTTGGAATTATTGAAGGAAAGGAATGACCCCAGGCTTTTTATGATGGGAAGACCGGATTTTACCTCTCGCCAAAGTAATGCAGATCCTAACAGCTTTGATTCCTATAGCGGTTTGGGAGGCAGTGCCAGCATTACAGAAAACATCAATCGCCTGAACGAAGGAGAAGGTTCGCCTATCAATCAGCGTTACTATAATGATCCGGTCAACGAACCCAGCATTTCCCTGGGCTTTCCCGAACTAGCTTTTACGATTGCAGAAGCAGCGCAGCGTGGCTGGATCAGTGCTGATCCTGAAACTTACTATAATCAGGGAATTGCTGCGTCCATGGAGTTTTATGGTATTGATCTGTCAGCGATAGAGACTTATTTGCAGCAACCCACCGTAGCATTTAACGCTGCCAACGGATTGGAAATGATACTGACACAGAAATACCTGTCTTTCTTTATGAATTCAGGTTGGGAGCCTTTTTACAACCAGCGCCGTACTGGTATTCCCGAATTCAGCACGGATGGAGAGGGTATCCTGAATGGAGGCCGTATACCCAAGCGCTGGATGTACCCCGAAAGAGAACTGCAACTCAATGAGGCTCATGTGGTAGAAGCCATCAACCGCCAGTTTGGGAGCGATGATATCAATGGGGAAATGTGGCTGCTGCAAGAGTAG
- a CDS encoding IS630 family transposase, whose amino-acid sequence MSKEQKQQLKQSLDQKEYWTVGQVRKLVDKQYGVNYGKRQIQRLLRQLGLYCYKPQPRDYRQPEKADEKLKERLPAVADGLGLKGKDLDKLCMGFADESSPQLHANSARLWSVQKGGLKKVNTDKKRRNCFGFYALKGNSIISSIDKGNQENMIQMLTLIREANQQAETIILIWDNHKAHLTAKVEQRAKDLQIVLVNLPAYSPNLNPIERIWKQIKKTIAEAGVIDNLKQLEFLIQSAFKVCAKKQSFAKSWIDNIWNSVFVNNPIPFSDKL is encoded by the coding sequence TTGAGTAAAGAGCAGAAGCAGCAACTCAAGCAGTCTTTGGACCAGAAGGAGTATTGGACAGTGGGGCAGGTGCGCAAGTTGGTTGACAAGCAATACGGGGTGAACTACGGTAAGCGGCAGATACAGCGTCTGTTAAGGCAACTTGGGTTGTACTGTTATAAACCTCAACCCCGAGACTACCGCCAACCCGAGAAAGCCGATGAGAAACTCAAAGAGCGATTACCAGCCGTAGCTGATGGATTAGGACTAAAAGGCAAAGACCTGGATAAACTCTGTATGGGTTTTGCCGATGAGAGTTCGCCTCAGTTGCATGCCAACTCTGCCCGATTGTGGTCAGTACAGAAAGGAGGCCTCAAAAAGGTCAATACCGACAAAAAGAGGCGAAATTGCTTTGGCTTCTATGCTTTGAAAGGCAACAGTATCATCTCTAGTATTGACAAAGGCAACCAGGAGAATATGATTCAAATGCTCACTTTGATCCGAGAGGCTAACCAGCAGGCAGAAACCATTATTCTCATCTGGGACAATCACAAAGCGCATCTGACTGCCAAAGTAGAACAGAGGGCTAAAGACTTACAGATTGTGCTGGTAAACTTGCCTGCTTACTCGCCTAACCTGAATCCGATTGAGCGTATCTGGAAACAAATCAAGAAAACCATCGCTGAAGCCGGCGTCATTGATAATCTCAAACAACTTGAGTTCCTGATCCAATCGGCTTTCAAAGTATGCGCCAAAAAACAATCTTTTGCCAAGTCTTGGATTGACAATATCTGGAACTCAGTCTTTGTAAATAATCCTATTCCCTTTTCCGACAAGTTATGA
- a CDS encoding helix-turn-helix domain-containing protein, with protein MKRIAIDEPARLDRFVKSFGSSHSEDFKGLVLKLVESGQSLESVSALSGVSLSTLYDWVKDWPAPRWNEKKRLA; from the coding sequence ATGAAAAGAATAGCTATTGATGAACCAGCGCGTTTAGATCGCTTTGTCAAATCCTTTGGTAGTAGCCACAGTGAGGATTTTAAGGGATTGGTGCTGAAACTGGTGGAATCAGGCCAGAGTCTGGAAAGTGTATCGGCTTTGAGTGGAGTGAGTCTGAGTACGCTCTATGATTGGGTAAAGGACTGGCCGGCTCCCCGGTGGAATGAAAAAAAGAGACTGGCTTAG
- a CDS encoding RNA polymerase sigma-70 factor — protein MDMSERSEIANLVDKISTSACERSFRIFFDRYYTRLFELALFYTKNQALAEEVISDVFLKVWNQRRQLQDISNIQAYLFVAVKRQALNSLRNLKTLPLFVHDLEHQTIIESRTPENILLGDDMLKAICQSVENLPEKCRMVYKLVKEEGLKYKEVAHLLDISEKTVEMHIGHALKKIRQDLVLLQKEPPVFPLKTSIGSALLWLITLLFF, from the coding sequence ATGGATATGAGTGAACGAAGTGAAATTGCTAATTTAGTTGATAAAATATCAACTTCAGCTTGTGAAAGGTCTTTCAGAATATTTTTTGATCGGTATTATACTCGTTTATTTGAATTGGCACTTTTTTACACCAAAAATCAAGCTTTAGCAGAAGAAGTGATCAGTGATGTGTTTCTCAAAGTCTGGAATCAGCGTAGGCAACTTCAAGACATTAGTAATATACAGGCTTATCTTTTTGTTGCTGTCAAAAGACAAGCGCTCAATAGCTTAAGAAATTTAAAAACCCTTCCTCTGTTTGTTCATGACCTCGAGCATCAAACCATTATAGAATCCCGTACACCAGAAAATATTCTTTTGGGAGATGATATGCTAAAAGCTATCTGTCAGTCTGTTGAGAATCTACCTGAGAAGTGCAGAATGGTATATAAACTAGTAAAAGAAGAAGGGCTGAAGTATAAAGAGGTGGCTCATTTACTTGATATTTCTGAGAAAACCGTAGAAATGCATATAGGACACGCATTAAAAAAGATCCGTCAGGACCTGGTATTACTTCAAAAAGAGCCTCCCGTATTTCCTCTAAAGACTTCAATTGGATCTGCATTGCTATGGTTAATCACGCTTCTATTTTTCTGA